Proteins encoded by one window of Aphidius gifuensis isolate YNYX2018 linkage group LG2, ASM1490517v1, whole genome shotgun sequence:
- the LOC122848919 gene encoding ATPase family AAA domain-containing protein 3A homolog, whose amino-acid sequence MSWFLGSRYKPQTPEDFSSILNESMNQNDTKDSDSAKNVNATVGFNAEAFIRAAEAVKKIEQSPHAKELLEITKLQEITKQHEAANLVKDMEVRIEQAKAEGKRIEGEERRKILAEEARIKKDNSQYQDQLTRKRYQDQLAAQQKSNEEIMKQQEASIAKQEALRKSTMEYQAELQRKNDEQKMQAKYIAKAKVERENKDLMLEKISLKAAEHRTTVMESIKTTGAIIGTGMTSLLQDWDKILAAAGGLSLVALGVYAAKGSTGITARYIEARLGKPSLVRETSRFSALDIIRNPIKTVKKLREKSGDALSGVVLSPKLEEKLRDIAIATKNTKHNYGMFRNILMYGPPGTGKTMFAKKLAQHSGMDYAILTGGDLTPLGRDGVTAIHKVFDWSSTSRKGLLLFIDEADAFLRKRSSEHISEDLRAMLNAFLYRTGEQSNKFMLVLASNTPEQFDWAVNDRLDEMVQFELPGLQERERLIRLYFEKFVLKPATEGHKRLKVDQFDYSALCSKMASMTEGMSGRELSKLGVAWQAAAYASADGVLTEQMVMEKCNDAVKQHKQKVQWQSEQERQESKSMEV is encoded by the exons ATGTCGTGGTTTTTGGGTTCACGTTATAAACCACAAACTCCTGAggatttttcatcaattttaaatgaatcaatGAATCAAAATGACACCAAAGATTCTGATTCTGCTAAAAATGTCAATGCAACTGTTGGATTTAATGCAGAAGCATTTATACGTGCAGCAGaagctgttaaaaaaattgaacaatcaC CTCATGCAAAGGAACTTTtggaaataacaaaattacaagaaataacaaaacaacatGAAGCAGCAAATCTTGTTAAAGATATGGAAGTACGAATTGAACAAGCTAAAGCAGAAGGTAAAAGAATTGAAGGTgaagaaagaagaaaaatacttGCAGAAGAAGctagaattaaaaaagataattcaCAATATCAAGATCAATTAACAAGAAAACGTTATCAAGATCAATTAGCTGCACaacaaaaatcaaatgaagaaataatgaaacaacaaGAAGCATCTATTGCTAAACAAGAAGCATTAAGAAAATCAACAATGGAATATCAAGCTGAATTACAACGTAAAaatgatgaacaaaaaatgcaagcaaaatatatagctaaagCTAAAgttgaaagagaaaataaagatttaatgttagaaaaaataagtttaaaagCTGCTGAACATAGAACAACAGTTATggaatcaataaaaacaactGGTGCTATTATTGGTACTGGTATGACATCATTATTACAAGATTGGGATAAAATATTAGCTGCTGCTGGTGGTTTATCATTAGTTGCACTTGGTGTATATGCTGCAAAAGGTTCAACAGGTATTACAGCAAGATATATTGAAGCAAGATTAGGTAAACCATCATTGGTACGTGAAACATCACGTTTTTCAGCTCTTGATATAATTCGTAATCCAATAAaaacagttaaaaaattacgtgAAAAATCAGGTGATGCATTAAGTGGTGTTGTATTATCACcaaaacttgaagaaaaacTTCGTGATATTGCAATTGCaactaaaaatacaaaacataattatggaatgtttagaaatatattaatgtatgGTCCACCAGGTACTGGTAAAACAATGTTTGCTAAAAAACTTGCTCAACATTCTGGTATGGATTATGCAATATTAACTGGTGGTGATTTAACACCATTAGGACGTGATGGTGTTACAGCAATACATAAAGTATTTGATTGGTCATCAACATCAAGAaaaggtttattattatttattgatgaagcTGATGCATTTTTAAGAAAACGTTCTAGTGAACATATATCAGAAGATCTTAGAGCAATGCTTAATGCATTTTTATATAGAACTGGTGAacaaagtaataaatttatgcttGTACTTGCATCAAATACACCAGAACAATTTGATTGGGCTGTTAATGATCGTCTTGATGAAATGGTACAATTTGAATTACCTGGTCTTCAAGAAAGAGAACGTCTTATTAGATTATATTTTGAGAAATTTGTTCTTAAACCAGCAACTGAAGGACATAAAAGGCTTAAAGTTGATCAATTTGATTATAGTGCTCTTTGTAGTAAAATGGCATCAATGACTGAAGGTATGTCTGGAAGAGAATTATCAAAACTTGGTGTTGCTTGGCAAGCAGCTGCATATGCTTCAGCAGATGGTGTTCTTACTGAACAAATGGTTATGGAAAAATGTAACGATGCTGTTAAACAACACAAACAAAAg gTTCAATGGCAAAGTGAACAAGAAAGACAAGAATCGAAATCAATGGAAGTCTAA
- the LOC122848921 gene encoding periodic tryptophan protein 1 homolog, translating to MNVIPCMTWVKKGVAAAVPEKVQLTPEELEGIIKQTQSDLQILENDEGEGDDDNDNDDDKIDDNEPSASASSNNNQNQSSSSTKMDTDEYDFDNYDNEAGDIHCSVSGLAIINSDGKDPFVTVGDDEDEDSEKDDDIIKPDDNLVVVGHVDGDASILEVFVYNEKEGSFYCHHDFFLPSFPLCIEWLSYDQSQEKPANFCAIGDMTPIIQVWDLDLIDCFEPVFKLGSKAKKKKNIKQIGHKDAVLDIAWNKNYCHVLASGSVDNTVLLWDLDTCLPSTKLDQFTDKVQSIKWHPNETHQLLTGSADKITRLYDCRVDDTFKSWETSGEVERVLWNHFDPNYFFISTSNGILECIDSRQGKHVWQISAHEKEITGLSLSSTCTGFLVTCSDDGVVKVWDAIQPDNLQLVWENQTNLGKLQCLSSSPDSPFIIAAGGDNKSHNFKVWNLFETEIIAERFKDRC from the exons ATGAATGTTATACCCTGTATGACATGGGTCAAAAAAGGAGTTGCAGCAGCAGTTCCTGAGaag gtcCAATTGACTCCTGAAGAATTGGAGggaattattaaacaaacacAGTCAGATTTACA aatccttgaaaatgatgaaggtgaaggtgatgatgataatgataatgatgatgataaaattgatgataatgaaccATCAGCATCAGCAAGTTCTAACAATAATCAAAATcaatcttcatcatcaacaaaaatggATACAGATGAGTATGATTTCGACAACTACGACAATGaag ctggAGACATTCATTGTAGTGTAAGTGGTCttgcaataataaattcagATGGTAAAGATCCATTTGTAACAGttggtgatgatgaagatgaagattctgaaaaagatgatgatattataaaaCCAGATGAtaatcttgttgttgttggacATGTTGATGGTGATGCAAGTATATTAGAAGTATTTGTATACAATGAAAAAGAAGGATCATTTTATTgtcatcatgatttttttttaccatcatttCCATTGTGTATTGAGTGGTTATCATATGATCAATCACAAGAAAAACCAGCTAATTTTTGTGCAATTGGTGATATGACACCAATAATACAAGTATGGGATTTagatttaattgattgttttgaGCCTGTATTTAAACTTGGTtcaaaagctaaaaaaaagaaaaatattaaacaaattggACATAAAGATGCTGTATTAGATATTGCatggaataaaaattattgtcatgtATTAGCAAGTGGTTCTGTTGATAATACAGTATTATTATGGGATTTAGATACATGTTTACCAAGTACAAAACTTGATCAATTTACTGATAAAGTACAATCAATAAAATGGCATCCAAATGAAACTCATCAATTATTAACTGGTTCAGCAGATAAAATAACAAGATTATATGATTGTCGTGTTGATGATACATTTAAATCATGGGAAACAAGTGGTGAAGTTGAACGTGTATTATGGAATCATTTTGatccaaattatttttttattagtactAGTAATGGTATACTTGAGTGTATTGATTCACGTCAAGGTAAACATGTATGGCAAATATCAGCacatgaaaaagaaataactgGTTTATCATTGAGTTCAACTTGTACTGGTTTTCTTGTAACATGTTCTGATGATGGTGTTGTTAAAGTTTGGGATGCAATACAACCAGATAATCTACAACTTGTTTGGgaaaatcaaacaaatttgGGTAAACTTCAGtgtttatcatcatcaccagatAGTCCATTTATCATTGCTGCTGGTGGTGataataaatcacataattttaaagtttGGAATTTATTTGAAACTGAAATta ttgcTGAAAGATTCAAGGATCGATGTTAA
- the LOC122848922 gene encoding YY1-associated factor 2 yields MNHSGSGKRQAKVLEDNYWDCSVCTYRNTAEAFKCLMCDVRKGTSTRKPRMNPQLVAQQAAQQQYVPHLKPGKKETGSGSSTTSSGNNNIGRDKERKVDKPRRKNRHPPRLKNIDRSTAETNEVTVNNVTVIITEYKPKIKKNSDQSGLSSSASSENGSQHDSNQDSRSLDLSADV; encoded by the exons ATGAACCATTCGGGTAGCGGTAAACGTCAGGCGAAGGTTTTGGAAGATAATTATTGGGATTGCAGTGTCTGCACGTATAGAAATACAGCAGAAGCATTCAAGTGTCTAATGTGTGACGTCCGCAAAGGTACCTCAACGCGGAAACCCCGCATGAATCCGCAGCTAGTAGCACAACag gcTGCTCAACAGCAATATGTACCACATTTAAAACCAGGTAAAAAAGAAACTGGTAGTGGTAGCAGTACAACAAGCtctggaaataataatattggacgtgataaagaaagaaaagtGGATAAACCAAGACGTAAAAATCGTCATCCACCAAgacttaaaaatattgatcgtAGTACTGCTGAAACAAATGAAGTTACTGTCAATAATGTCACTGTTAtcattactgaatataaacctaaaattaaaaagaattcTGATCAATCTGGTTTATCAAGTAGTGCATCATCAGAAAATGGCAGTCAACATGATTCAAATCAAGATTCTCGTAGTCTTGATTTAAGTGCTGATGTTTGA